The Pseudomonas baetica genome includes a region encoding these proteins:
- a CDS encoding DUF805 domain-containing protein: MSEPRYKIVFDGALQPGVDITTAKLNLADLFKSDVAAIERLFNGRTVALKRDLSHGDALAYLQALSKTGVDARIESETAIELNLSDVHEHAPAPTPVYAEPNSPYAPPRASVGENLPAFATLKPFSVDGRIGRLRFLAWTMVVTLVSLPILSIFALIAVGLVSTESTSGLIIGGLIAAFLGLVLVIISILFTVQRLHDIGWSGWLWLLNLVPLVGSIFPFVIMIVPGNTGANRYGPPPPPNSTAVKVLCSLWIVFIGLFIVGGMLGGISAIQQEYETSLESSYDSGSVTTDEIDVEVEPAANSADEAAEAVQAPVDSAKE; the protein is encoded by the coding sequence ATGAGCGAACCCCGTTACAAGATCGTTTTCGACGGTGCTCTACAGCCCGGTGTCGATATCACCACCGCCAAGCTCAATCTGGCGGATCTGTTCAAAAGCGATGTTGCCGCCATCGAACGCCTGTTCAATGGCCGTACCGTGGCACTCAAACGCGATCTGTCCCATGGCGATGCGCTAGCCTATCTGCAGGCACTGAGCAAAACCGGGGTCGATGCACGCATCGAATCTGAAACGGCCATCGAACTGAATCTGTCAGACGTCCACGAGCACGCTCCTGCTCCCACTCCCGTCTACGCGGAACCGAACTCACCGTATGCGCCACCCCGCGCCAGCGTTGGTGAAAACCTTCCGGCATTCGCCACGCTCAAACCGTTCAGCGTCGATGGCCGGATTGGACGTCTGCGCTTTCTCGCCTGGACGATGGTCGTGACGTTGGTGAGCCTGCCGATTCTCAGCATATTTGCGCTGATTGCCGTGGGGCTTGTCAGTACCGAGTCCACCAGCGGCCTGATCATTGGCGGCCTCATCGCGGCTTTCCTGGGCCTGGTGCTGGTCATCATCAGCATTTTGTTCACGGTTCAACGCCTGCACGATATCGGCTGGTCGGGCTGGCTCTGGTTGCTGAACCTTGTCCCCTTGGTGGGCAGCATCTTTCCTTTTGTGATCATGATTGTGCCGGGCAATACCGGTGCCAATCGCTACGGGCCGCCCCCTCCGCCCAACAGCACAGCAGTCAAGGTGCTGTGCTCGCTGTGGATCGTGTTCATCGGGTTGTTTATCGTAGGTGGAATGCTCGGCGGCATCTCAGCCATCCAGCAGGAATACGAAACCAGCCTCGAAAGCAGCTACGACAGTGGCTCGGTGACCACCGATGAAATCGACGTCGAGGTCGAACCGGCAGCGAATTCCGCCGACGAGGCAGCCGAAGCGGTGCAGGCCCCTGTAGACTCTGCGAAAGAATGA
- a CDS encoding NAD(P)H-dependent flavin oxidoreductase, producing the protein MSLPALLEQRLRLPVVAAPMFLISNPQLVLACCRNGVVGSFPALNQRESSGFKGWLEEIEAGLATLDNPAPYAVNLIVHNSNPRLQADLAICVEHKVPIVITSLGAVKELVDAVHSYGGLVFHDVTTRRHAEKAAEAGVDGLIAVAAGAGGHAGTWSPFALIAEIREFFDKTLLLAGCLNHGHEILAAQMLGADLAYFGTRFIGTTESHAPDAYKEMLLTAKAADIIHTPAVSGVPASFMRQSLEAAGFDMAALQGKGEVNFGDKLKPISDEAKAWKTVWSAGQGVGQIDDLPGVDQLITRLDAEYRQAQERAAQLTKRWPR; encoded by the coding sequence ATGTCGCTGCCCGCTCTGCTCGAACAACGTCTGCGATTGCCGGTTGTGGCAGCGCCGATGTTCCTCATCTCCAATCCGCAATTGGTGCTGGCTTGTTGCCGTAATGGCGTAGTCGGCAGTTTTCCAGCGCTGAACCAGCGCGAAAGTAGCGGGTTCAAAGGCTGGCTGGAAGAGATCGAAGCGGGACTGGCGACACTGGACAACCCCGCGCCTTATGCGGTGAACCTGATCGTGCACAACAGTAATCCGCGCCTGCAGGCGGATCTGGCCATTTGCGTGGAGCACAAGGTGCCGATCGTCATCACCAGCCTCGGCGCGGTGAAGGAATTGGTCGACGCGGTGCACAGCTATGGCGGCCTGGTCTTCCACGACGTGACCACACGCCGCCACGCGGAAAAAGCCGCTGAGGCCGGTGTCGACGGTCTGATTGCGGTCGCAGCCGGCGCCGGTGGCCATGCCGGTACCTGGAGCCCGTTTGCGCTGATCGCCGAGATCCGCGAGTTCTTCGATAAAACCCTGCTGCTTGCGGGATGTCTTAACCACGGCCATGAGATTCTCGCCGCACAAATGCTCGGCGCGGATTTGGCCTACTTCGGCACACGATTTATCGGCACCACTGAAAGTCATGCACCTGACGCCTACAAGGAGATGCTGCTGACAGCCAAAGCAGCAGACATCATCCACACTCCAGCAGTGTCGGGTGTTCCGGCAAGTTTCATGCGTCAAAGCCTGGAGGCAGCGGGTTTCGACATGGCCGCGCTGCAAGGCAAAGGCGAAGTGAATTTCGGTGACAAGCTCAAACCGATCAGCGACGAAGCCAAAGCCTGGAAGACCGTGTGGTCGGCCGGCCAAGGCGTGGGACAGATCGACGATCTGCCAGGCGTGGATCAGTTGATCACGCGTCTGGACGCTGAATATCGTCAGGCCCAGGAACGCGCAGCACAGCTGACAAAGCGCTGGCCACGGTAA
- the hemJ gene encoding protoporphyrinogen oxidase HemJ: protein MLYLWIKAFHIVSVVCWFAGLFYLPRLFVYHAQSEDTVSKERFSVMERKLYRGIMGPAMIATLIFGGWLIYLNPSLFSMGGWIHAKLTLVVLLIGYHHMCGAQVKRFARGENTRSHVFYRWFNEVPVLILLAIVILVVVKPF from the coding sequence ATGCTCTATCTATGGATCAAAGCGTTTCACATCGTCAGCGTCGTCTGCTGGTTTGCCGGCCTGTTCTATCTGCCAAGACTGTTCGTTTATCACGCACAAAGTGAAGATACGGTCAGCAAAGAACGCTTCAGCGTCATGGAGCGCAAGCTGTATCGCGGCATCATGGGCCCGGCGATGATCGCCACGCTGATCTTCGGTGGCTGGCTGATCTATCTCAACCCGAGCCTCTTCAGCATGGGCGGCTGGATTCACGCCAAATTGACCCTCGTCGTCTTGCTGATCGGCTACCACCATATGTGCGGCGCGCAGGTAAAACGTTTCGCCCGTGGCGAGAACACCCGCAGCCATGTCTTTTATCGCTGGTTCAATGAAGTGCCGGTTCTGATATTGCTGGCTATCGTAATTCTGGTCGTGGTCAAACCGTTCTAA
- the argC gene encoding N-acetyl-gamma-glutamyl-phosphate reductase, translating to MVKVGIVGGTGYTGVELLRLLAQHPQAEVVVITSRSEAGLAVADMYPNLRGHYDGLAFSVPDIKTLGACDVVFFATPHGVAHALAGELLAAGTKVIDLSADFRLQDAEEWAKWYGQPHGAPELLDEAVYGLPEVNREQIKKARLIAVPGCYPTATQLGFLPLLEAGLADASRLIADCKSGVSGAGRGAAVGSLYSETSESMKAYAVKGHRHLPEIRQGLRRAAGGKDVGLTFVPHLTPMIRGIHSTLYANVVDRSVDLQALFEKRYANEPFVDVMPAGSHPETRSVRGANVCRIAVHRPQDGDLVVVLSVIDNLVKGASGQAVQNMNILFGLDERFGLSHAGMLP from the coding sequence ATGGTCAAGGTCGGTATCGTCGGCGGCACGGGTTACACCGGTGTCGAACTGCTGCGTCTTTTGGCACAGCATCCGCAGGCAGAGGTGGTAGTCATCACTTCCCGATCCGAGGCCGGTCTGGCCGTGGCTGACATGTACCCTAACCTGCGCGGTCACTACGACGGCCTGGCTTTCAGCGTGCCGGACATCAAGACGCTCGGTGCTTGCGACGTAGTGTTCTTCGCCACGCCGCACGGTGTGGCTCACGCTCTGGCGGGTGAATTGCTGGCGGCGGGCACCAAGGTCATCGATCTGTCCGCGGACTTCCGTCTGCAAGACGCCGAGGAGTGGGCCAAGTGGTACGGTCAGCCACACGGTGCGCCTGAGTTGCTGGACGAAGCGGTCTATGGCCTGCCGGAAGTCAATCGCGAGCAAATCAAGAAAGCTCGCCTGATCGCGGTGCCGGGTTGCTATCCGACGGCTACGCAACTGGGTTTCCTGCCGCTGCTTGAGGCGGGTCTGGCCGATGCCTCGCGTCTGATCGCCGACTGCAAATCCGGTGTCAGCGGTGCCGGTCGTGGTGCGGCTGTAGGCTCGCTGTACTCGGAGACGTCGGAAAGCATGAAAGCTTATGCGGTGAAAGGTCACCGTCATCTGCCGGAAATTCGCCAAGGCTTGCGCCGCGCGGCGGGGGGAAAGGATGTTGGTCTGACTTTCGTCCCGCATCTGACCCCGATGATTCGTGGCATTCATTCCACGCTCTACGCCAATGTGGTTGATCGCTCGGTCGATCTGCAGGCGCTGTTCGAAAAGCGTTATGCCAACGAACCGTTCGTCGATGTAATGCCGGCCGGCAGCCATCCGGAAACTCGTAGTGTGCGGGGTGCCAACGTTTGCCGTATCGCGGTTCACCGTCCGCAGGATGGCGATCTGGTGGTGGTGTTGTCGGTGATCGACAATCTGGTCAAAGGCGCGTCGGGTCAGGCGGTGCAGAACATGAACATCCTGTTTGGGCTGGATGAACGTTTTGGTCTGTCCCACGCCGGCATGCTGCCGTAA
- the erpA gene encoding iron-sulfur cluster insertion protein ErpA: MSVESFTPTALQFTHGAAHKVKSLVDEEGNDRLKLRVFVTGGGCSGFQYGFTFDEDVAEDDTIVEREGVSLVVDPMSFQYLAGAEVDYQEGLEGSRFVIKNPNATTTCGCGSSFSI; encoded by the coding sequence ATGAGCGTCGAATCCTTCACCCCCACGGCTTTGCAATTCACCCACGGTGCCGCGCACAAGGTGAAGAGCCTGGTCGATGAAGAGGGGAATGATCGCTTGAAGCTGCGCGTATTCGTTACGGGCGGCGGTTGTTCAGGGTTTCAGTACGGTTTCACCTTCGATGAAGATGTGGCCGAGGACGACACCATCGTCGAGCGCGAAGGCGTGAGCCTGGTGGTTGATCCGATGAGCTTTCAGTACCTCGCGGGTGCCGAAGTGGACTACCAGGAAGGTCTGGAAGGTTCGCGTTTCGTGATCAAGAACCCGAACGCCACCACGACCTGTGGTTGCGGGTCTTCGTTCTCGATCTGA
- a CDS encoding anhydro-N-acetylmuramic acid kinase, protein MALYIGVMSGTSLDGLDIALIEQNSAINLIATHYIPMPDSLRAELLGLCASGPDEIARSAIAQQNWVKLAAQGIHTLLNQQNLKPEAIHAIGSHGQTIRHEPARGFTVQIGNPALLTELTGITVVSDFRSRDVAAGGQGAPLVPAFHEALFEERSGNQAVLNVGGFSNLSLIETTKPVAGFDCGPGNVLMDAWIHRQRGENYDRDGQWAATGTVEPSLLKALLSDPFFVTKGPKSTGREVFNLPWLEQHLSRLPAFPAENVQATLLELTALTIVESLQSAQSDTQELLVCGGGAHNATLMKRLADLLPDAKVASTATHGVDPDWVEAMAFAWLAHCCLEGIAANRPSVTGARGLRVLGAIYPN, encoded by the coding sequence ATGGCCCTGTATATCGGTGTGATGTCCGGAACCAGCCTCGACGGTCTGGACATCGCCCTGATCGAACAGAACTCGGCGATCAACCTGATCGCCACGCACTACATTCCCATGCCTGATTCCCTGCGCGCCGAGCTGCTTGGCTTGTGCGCCAGCGGCCCTGACGAGATCGCCCGCTCGGCGATTGCCCAGCAGAACTGGGTGAAGCTTGCCGCACAGGGCATTCACACCCTCCTCAATCAGCAAAACCTCAAACCTGAAGCCATTCACGCGATCGGCAGCCACGGTCAGACCATTCGCCATGAACCCGCTCGCGGTTTCACCGTACAGATTGGCAACCCTGCCCTGCTGACCGAGCTGACGGGGATAACAGTGGTGAGCGACTTCCGCAGCCGCGATGTCGCTGCTGGCGGTCAAGGCGCCCCTCTGGTGCCCGCCTTCCATGAGGCTTTGTTCGAAGAGCGTAGCGGTAACCAGGCGGTCTTGAATGTCGGCGGTTTCAGCAATCTCAGTCTGATAGAGACGACAAAGCCTGTAGCCGGTTTCGACTGCGGGCCGGGGAATGTGCTGATGGATGCCTGGATTCACCGACAACGCGGCGAAAACTACGATCGTGACGGCCAATGGGCAGCAACCGGGACTGTGGAGCCATCCCTGCTGAAGGCATTGCTCAGCGATCCGTTCTTCGTGACCAAAGGCCCGAAAAGTACCGGTCGAGAAGTCTTCAACCTGCCTTGGCTGGAGCAACACCTCTCACGCCTGCCAGCCTTCCCCGCTGAAAACGTACAGGCCACGCTGCTGGAGCTGACAGCGCTGACCATTGTCGAGTCGCTGCAAAGTGCTCAATCGGACACTCAAGAGCTGCTGGTCTGTGGTGGCGGTGCGCACAACGCCACGCTGATGAAGCGGCTGGCCGATCTGCTGCCGGACGCGAAGGTTGCCAGCACCGCCACCCATGGTGTTGATCCGGACTGGGTTGAAGCCATGGCGTTCGCCTGGCTGGCCCATTGCTGCCTCGAAGGTATCGCCGCCAACCGGCCGAGTGTCACTGGCGCCAGAGGCCTGCGCGTGCTCGGCGCCATTTACCCCAACTAA
- a CDS encoding peptidoglycan DD-metalloendopeptidase family protein, translating into MTTEPSKAPPLYPKTHLLAASGIAALLSLALLVFPSSDVEAKKTTLSLELESPAEQLTQDQDAADAAQATNDPVASPFAQIENTEENAPQTAEAAPAPAPLAEKPKAPGHREVVVSRGDTLSTLFEKVGLPSAAVHEVLASDKQAKQFSQLKHGQKLEFELNPQGQLTSLHSKVSDVETITLTKNDKGYAFNRVTAKPTVRTAYVHGVINSSLSQSAARAGLSHSLTMDMASVFGYDVDFAQDIRQGDEFDVIYEQKVVNGRAVGNGPILSARFTNRGKTYTAVRYTNKQGNSSYYTADGNSMRKAFIRTPVDFARISSKFSMGRKHPILNKIRAHKGVDYAAPRGTPIKAAGDGKVLLAGRRGGYGNTVIIQHGNTYRTLYGHMQGFAKGVKTGGTVKQGQVIGYIGTTGLSTGPHLHYEFQVNGVHVDPLGQKLPMADPIAKAERARFLAQSQPLMARMDQEKATMLASSKR; encoded by the coding sequence ATGACCACTGAACCGTCTAAAGCGCCACCGCTTTACCCGAAGACCCACCTGCTCGCCGCAAGTGGTATCGCCGCCCTTCTCAGCCTGGCGCTCCTGGTATTTCCTTCCAGTGATGTTGAAGCCAAAAAGACGACCCTGAGCCTTGAACTGGAAAGTCCTGCTGAACAACTGACACAAGATCAAGACGCTGCTGACGCCGCTCAAGCCACAAATGACCCAGTAGCCTCACCGTTTGCACAAATCGAAAACACAGAAGAAAACGCTCCGCAAACCGCAGAAGCAGCCCCTGCGCCCGCGCCTCTCGCGGAAAAGCCAAAAGCTCCAGGCCACCGCGAAGTTGTCGTTTCCAGGGGCGATACGCTCTCCACCCTGTTCGAGAAAGTAGGCCTGCCATCCGCAGCCGTGCATGAAGTACTGGCCAGCGACAAGCAAGCCAAGCAGTTCAGCCAGCTTAAGCACGGCCAGAAGCTCGAATTCGAACTGAACCCGCAAGGCCAGCTAACCAGCCTTCACAGCAAGGTCAGCGATGTTGAAACCATCACCCTGACCAAAAATGACAAGGGTTACGCTTTCAACCGGGTTACCGCAAAACCTACTGTTCGCACTGCCTACGTCCACGGTGTGATCAACAGCTCGTTGTCACAATCCGCCGCGCGTGCCGGCCTCTCGCACAGCCTGACCATGGATATGGCCAGCGTATTCGGCTACGACGTCGACTTCGCGCAGGACATCCGCCAGGGTGACGAATTTGACGTGATCTACGAACAGAAAGTGGTCAACGGTAGAGCCGTCGGTAACGGTCCGATATTGTCCGCCCGCTTCACCAACCGCGGCAAAACCTACACCGCAGTGCGCTACACCAACAAGCAGGGCAACAGCAGCTACTACACCGCCGACGGCAATAGCATGCGCAAGGCGTTCATCCGTACGCCGGTGGACTTCGCTCGCATCAGCTCGAAGTTCTCCATGGGCCGTAAACACCCGATCCTCAACAAAATCCGCGCCCACAAAGGCGTCGATTATGCAGCCCCACGCGGTACGCCGATCAAGGCTGCCGGTGACGGTAAAGTGCTGTTGGCCGGGCGCCGTGGCGGTTACGGCAATACTGTGATCATTCAACACGGCAACACTTACCGTACGCTGTACGGCCACATGCAAGGCTTCGCCAAAGGTGTGAAAACCGGCGGCACGGTCAAGCAGGGTCAAGTAATCGGTTACATTGGCACGACAGGCCTGTCCACCGGCCCGCACTTGCACTATGAGTTCCAGGTCAACGGTGTTCACGTTGATCCACTGGGCCAGAAGTTGCCAATGGCCGATCCGATTGCCAAGGCCGAACGCGCCCGCTTCCTGGCTCAAAGCCAGCCTTTGATGGCGCGCATGGATCAAGAGAAGGCCACCATGCTGGCCTCGAGCAAGCGCTAA
- the tyrS gene encoding tyrosine--tRNA ligase, translated as MKSVEEQLALIKRGAEELLVESELIEKLKRGQPLRIKAGFDPTAPDLHLGHTVLINKLRQFQELGHQVIFLVGDFTGMIGDPSGKSATRPPLTREQVLENAETYKTQVFKILDPAKTEVAFNSTWMDQMGPADFIRLTSQYTVARMLERDDFDKRYTTNQPIAIHEFLYPLVQGYDSVALRADVELGGTDQKFNLLMGRELQRGYGQEAQCILTMPLLEGLDGVKKMSKSLGNYVGIQEAPGVMYSKLVSIPDALMWRYFELLSFRSMDEINALRVDVEAGANPRDIKIKLAEEIVARFHGEEAAANAHRAAGNRMKDGELPDDLPEIELASAEDMPIAAVLNKAGLVKNSAAARDLLASGGVRIDGEVVDRSFIYVVGAKHVCQAGKKAFARITLKSE; from the coding sequence ATGAAGTCGGTTGAAGAGCAGCTAGCGCTGATTAAACGTGGTGCGGAAGAACTATTGGTCGAGTCCGAGCTGATCGAGAAGCTCAAGCGCGGCCAGCCGCTGCGTATCAAGGCTGGTTTCGATCCGACCGCTCCGGATCTGCACTTGGGTCACACCGTGCTTATTAATAAGCTGCGCCAGTTCCAGGAGCTGGGGCATCAGGTGATCTTCCTTGTAGGTGACTTCACCGGGATGATTGGTGATCCGAGCGGCAAGAGCGCCACTCGACCTCCACTGACTCGCGAGCAGGTGTTGGAAAACGCTGAGACTTACAAGACTCAGGTCTTCAAAATTCTCGACCCAGCGAAAACCGAAGTCGCCTTCAACTCGACCTGGATGGATCAGATGGGGCCGGCGGACTTCATTCGCCTGACTTCGCAATACACCGTTGCTCGCATGCTTGAGCGCGATGACTTCGACAAGCGTTACACGACCAATCAACCGATCGCTATTCACGAGTTCCTTTATCCGCTGGTTCAGGGTTACGACTCGGTTGCTTTGCGTGCGGACGTCGAGTTGGGCGGTACCGATCAGAAGTTCAACTTGCTGATGGGGCGTGAGCTGCAACGTGGTTATGGTCAAGAGGCGCAGTGCATTCTGACGATGCCGCTGCTCGAAGGTCTGGATGGCGTGAAGAAGATGTCCAAGTCGTTGGGCAACTATGTCGGTATTCAGGAAGCACCGGGCGTCATGTACAGCAAGCTGGTTTCGATTCCGGATGCGCTGATGTGGCGCTACTTCGAATTGCTCAGCTTCCGCTCCATGGATGAGATCAATGCTTTGCGTGTTGATGTGGAAGCTGGCGCCAATCCGCGTGACATCAAAATCAAGTTGGCGGAAGAGATTGTTGCGCGTTTCCATGGTGAGGAGGCTGCGGCCAATGCTCATCGTGCGGCGGGCAACCGCATGAAGGATGGTGAGCTGCCGGATGATCTGCCGGAGATCGAGTTGGCTTCTGCTGAGGATATGCCGATTGCAGCTGTCCTTAATAAAGCGGGCCTGGTGAAGAACTCGGCGGCGGCGCGCGATCTGTTGGCTTCTGGTGGTGTGCGTATAGATGGCGAGGTTGTTGATCGCTCCTTTATATATGTAGTGGGTGCAAAGCACGTTTGCCAGGCCGGCAAGAAGGCCTTTGCACGCATCACGCTGAAATCCGAATAA
- the birA gene encoding bifunctional biotin--[acetyl-CoA-carboxylase] ligase/biotin operon repressor BirA, whose translation MLTLLNLLKDGRFHSGQDLGAALGVSRSAVWKQLQNLEAELGLSIHKVRGRGYQLAAPLMLLDPHKIGGGRADWPVTVFDSIDSTNAEALRAIGQGQSAPFLVLAERQISGRGRRGRKWVSPFAENLYYSLVLRIDGGMRQLEGLSLVVGLAVMKTLRSLGVLGAGLKWPNDVLVGNRKIAGILLELVGDPADVCHVVLGIGINVNMQIAEEVDQQWTSIRLESGRSCDRNDLAAQLSEQLHAYIQRHQSGGFSDLQVEWEGNHLWQGRSVSLIAGVNQIDGVVLGIDNQGALRLKVNGVEKVFSGGELSLRLRDDS comes from the coding sequence ATGCTGACGTTGTTGAATCTTCTGAAGGATGGGCGATTCCATTCTGGCCAGGACCTGGGCGCGGCCTTGGGAGTTAGTCGCAGTGCGGTGTGGAAGCAGCTGCAGAATCTCGAGGCTGAGCTTGGGTTGTCCATCCACAAAGTCCGCGGGCGAGGTTATCAATTGGCTGCGCCGTTAATGTTGCTTGATCCTCACAAGATAGGGGGAGGAAGAGCGGATTGGCCAGTCACGGTATTTGATTCAATCGACTCCACTAACGCTGAGGCATTGCGCGCCATCGGCCAAGGGCAATCAGCACCGTTTTTAGTCCTCGCCGAGCGCCAGATCTCTGGGCGGGGGCGTAGAGGGCGCAAGTGGGTGAGCCCATTTGCCGAAAATCTTTACTACAGTCTTGTCCTTCGTATTGATGGTGGAATGCGCCAGCTTGAAGGCTTGAGCCTTGTCGTTGGGCTGGCCGTCATGAAAACCCTGCGAAGCTTGGGGGTGCTCGGGGCGGGTTTGAAGTGGCCCAACGATGTTCTGGTTGGCAATAGGAAAATTGCCGGCATTCTGTTGGAGTTGGTTGGAGACCCTGCTGATGTGTGTCACGTGGTGCTGGGGATCGGTATTAACGTGAATATGCAGATTGCAGAGGAGGTCGACCAGCAATGGACGTCCATAAGGCTTGAGTCAGGCAGAAGTTGTGATCGTAATGATCTCGCAGCTCAGTTGAGCGAGCAGTTGCACGCGTATATACAGCGTCACCAATCTGGTGGTTTTTCAGATCTCCAGGTGGAGTGGGAGGGAAATCATTTGTGGCAGGGGCGATCAGTATCCTTGATTGCTGGAGTCAATCAAATAGATGGCGTGGTGCTCGGAATTGATAATCAGGGTGCGCTGCGATTAAAGGTGAATGGCGTGGAAAAGGTCTTTAGTGGTGGCGAGCTCAGCTTGAGGTTGCGTGATGATTCTTGA
- a CDS encoding pantothenate kinase, whose amino-acid sequence MILELDCGNSFIKWRVLNAEALILVAEGVVDSDQALCDRLRLLSGVSLSRCRLVSVRTAEETDALTEMLEQEFGVSVMCATPARELSGVRNGYEDYERLGLDRWLAMLGGFHLSKGSCLVLDFGTAVTADFIAMDGEHLGGFICPGMPLMRNQLRTHTRKIRYDDVAAERALTSQAPGRSTVEAVERGCSLMLKGFVLTQLEIARSYWGEDFTVFITGGDAELVADVAPGARFVPDLVFVGLAVACPLS is encoded by the coding sequence ATGATTCTTGAGCTGGACTGCGGCAATAGCTTTATAAAATGGCGCGTGCTGAATGCTGAGGCCTTGATCTTGGTTGCAGAGGGAGTAGTCGACTCGGATCAGGCCCTGTGCGATAGGCTGCGATTGTTGAGTGGGGTGTCGTTAAGTCGATGTCGCCTGGTAAGCGTCCGCACTGCTGAGGAAACGGACGCATTGACGGAGATGCTTGAACAAGAGTTCGGTGTTTCAGTGATGTGTGCGACGCCTGCCCGTGAACTATCAGGTGTTAGAAACGGTTACGAAGATTATGAGCGCCTGGGGCTCGATCGCTGGCTGGCGATGCTTGGTGGTTTTCACTTGTCTAAGGGGTCGTGTCTCGTGCTCGATTTTGGTACGGCAGTGACGGCGGACTTCATTGCGATGGATGGCGAGCATCTTGGCGGCTTTATTTGTCCTGGTATGCCGTTGATGCGCAATCAGTTGCGTACCCATACTCGTAAGATTCGCTATGACGATGTGGCTGCCGAGCGGGCGTTGACGAGTCAGGCTCCGGGGCGAAGTACTGTTGAGGCGGTAGAGCGCGGATGCTCGCTGATGCTGAAAGGATTCGTGCTCACCCAGTTGGAAATAGCGCGGTCCTACTGGGGGGAAGATTTTACTGTCTTTATCACGGGTGGTGATGCCGAGCTGGTTGCGGATGTCGCGCCCGGAGCCAGGTTTGTTCCTGATCTGGTGTTCGTAGGTTTGGCTGTTGCGTGTCCTTTGTCTTGA
- the tuf gene encoding elongation factor Tu has translation MAKEKFDRSLPHVNVGTIGHVDHGKTTLTAALARVCSEVFGSAIVDFDKIDSAPEEKARGITINTAHVEYNSTIRHYAHVDCPGHADYVKNMITGAAQMDGAILVCSAADGPMPQTREHILLSRQVGVPYIVVFLNKADLVDDAELLELVEMEVRDLLSTYDFPGDDTPIIIGSARMALEGKDDNEMGTTAVRKLVETLDIYIPEPVRMIDKPFLMPIEDVFSISGRGTVVTGRIERGIVRVQDPLEIVGLRDTTVTTCTGVEMFRKLLDEGRAGENCGVLLRGTKRDDVERGQVLVKPGSVKPHTKFTAEVYVLSKEEGGRHTPFFKGYRPQFYFRTTDVTGNCELPEGVEMVMPGDSIQMTVTLIKTIAMEDGLRFAIREGGRTVGAGVVAKIIE, from the coding sequence ATGGCTAAGGAAAAATTTGATCGTTCCCTGCCCCACGTCAACGTGGGGACCATTGGTCACGTTGATCACGGTAAAACCACTCTGACTGCTGCTCTGGCTCGCGTTTGCTCCGAAGTTTTCGGTTCGGCAATCGTTGACTTCGACAAGATCGACAGCGCGCCAGAAGAAAAAGCTCGCGGTATCACCATCAACACCGCTCACGTTGAGTACAACTCGACTATTCGTCACTACGCTCACGTTGACTGCCCAGGTCACGCTGACTACGTGAAGAATATGATCACCGGTGCTGCCCAGATGGACGGCGCGATCCTGGTTTGCTCGGCCGCTGATGGTCCGATGCCACAAACCCGTGAGCACATCCTGCTGTCCCGTCAGGTAGGCGTTCCGTACATCGTGGTTTTCCTGAACAAGGCTGACCTGGTAGACGACGCTGAGCTGCTGGAACTGGTTGAGATGGAAGTTCGCGACCTGCTGTCCACCTATGACTTCCCAGGCGACGACACTCCGATCATCATCGGTTCGGCTCGTATGGCTCTGGAAGGCAAAGACGACAACGAAATGGGCACCACTGCCGTTCGTAAGCTGGTTGAAACTCTGGATATCTACATTCCAGAGCCAGTTCGTATGATCGACAAGCCATTCCTGATGCCAATCGAAGACGTATTCTCGATCTCTGGTCGCGGTACTGTTGTGACTGGTCGTATCGAGCGCGGTATCGTTCGCGTTCAGGATCCGCTGGAAATCGTTGGTCTGCGTGACACTACTGTCACCACCTGCACCGGTGTTGAAATGTTCCGCAAGCTGCTCGACGAAGGCCGTGCTGGCGAAAACTGCGGCGTTCTGCTGCGTGGTACCAAGCGTGACGACGTTGAGCGTGGTCAGGTTCTGGTTAAGCCGGGTTCGGTTAAACCTCACACCAAGTTCACTGCAGAAGTTTACGTTCTGAGCAAGGAAGAAGGCGGTCGTCACACTCCGTTCTTCAAAGGCTACCGTCCACAGTTCTACTTCCGTACTACTGACGTGACTGGTAACTGCGAGCTGCCAGAAGGCGTTGAAATGGTAATGCCAGGTGATAGCATTCAGATGACTGTTACCCTGATCAAAACTATCGCGATGGAAGATGGTCTGCGTTTCGCTATCCGTGAAGGTGGTCGTACAGTCGGCGCTGGCGTCGTAGCTAAAATCATCGAATAA